In a genomic window of Muntiacus reevesi chromosome 1, mMunRee1.1, whole genome shotgun sequence:
- the LRRC8D gene encoding volume-regulated anion channel subunit LRRC8D, protein MFTLAEVASLNDIQPTYRILKPWWDVFMDYLAVVMLMVAIFAGTMQLTKDQVVCLPVLPTPVSSKAHATPGNADVTTNIPKMESATDQDQDGRMTNEISFGASAVTPDIPLRATYPHADSTVPNQETKKEKKDPTGRKTNLDFQQYVFINQMCYHLALPWYSKYFPYLALIHTIILMVSSNFWFKYPKTCSKVEHFVSILGKCFESPWTTKALSETACEDSEENKQRITGAQTLPKHVSTSSDEGSPSASTPMINKTGFKFSAEKPVIEVPSMTILDKKDGEQAKALFEKVRKFRAHVEDSDLIYKLYVVQTVIKTAKFIFILCYTANFVNAISFEHVCKPKVEHLTGYEVFECTHNMAYMLKKLLISYISIICVYGFICLYTLFWLFRIPLKEYSFEKVREESSFSDIPDVKNDFAFLLHMVDQYDQLYSKRFGVFLSEVSENKLREISLNHEWTFEKLRQHVSRNAQDKQELHLFMLSGVPDAVFDLTDLDVLKLELIPEAKLPAKISQMTNLQELHLCHCPAKVEQTAFSFLRDHLRCLHVKFTDVAEIPAWVYLLKNLRELYLIGNLNSENNKMIGLESLRELRHLKILHVKSNLTKVPSNITDVAPHLTKLVIHNDGTKLLVLNSLKKMMNVAELELQNCELERIPHAIFSLSNLQELDLKSNNIRTIEEIISFQHLKRLTCLKLWHNKIVTIPPSITHVKNLESLYFSNNKLESLPVAVFSLQKLRCLDVSYNNISMIPIEIGLLQNLQHLHITGNKVDVLPKQLFKCVKLRTLNLGQNCITSLPEKIGQLSQLTQLELKGNCLDRLPAQLGQCRLLKKSGLVVEDHLFDTLPLEVKEALNQDINIPFANGI, encoded by the coding sequence ATGTTTACCCTTGCGGAAGTTGCTTCACTTAATGACATTCAGCCAACTTACCGAATCCTGAAACCATGGTGGGACGTGTTTATGGATTACCTGGCTGTCGTTATGCTGATGGTAGCCATCTTTGCAGGAACCATGCAACTTACCAAAGATCAGGTGGTCTGCTTGCCAGTATTGCCAACTCCTGTAAGTTCAAAGGCACATGCTACACCAGGAAATGCCGACGTTACCACCAACATCCCGAAGATGGAATCAGCCACAGACCAAGACCAAGATGGGCGGATGACAAATGAGATTTCCTTTGGCGCATCTGCTGTGACCCCTGACATACCTCTCAGAGCCACATATCCTCATGCAGATTCCACGGTTCCAAATCAGGAgaccaagaaagagaagaaagacccAACAGGCCGAAAAACAAACTTGGATTTTCAGCAATATGTGTTTATTAATCAGATGTGTTACCATCTGGCCCTTCCGTGGTATTCCAAGTACTTTCCATATCTTGCTCTTATACATACTATTATTCTCATGGTCAGTAGCAACTTTTGGTTCAAATATCCCAAAACATGCTCAAAAGTAGAGCATTTCGTTTCGATCTTAGGAAAGTGCTTTGAATCTCCTTGGACTACTAAAGCGTTGTCTGAGACAGCATGTGAAGACTCGGAGGAAAACAAGCAGAGAATAACAGGTGCCCAGACTCTACCAAAGCATGTGTCTACCAGCAGTGATGAAGGGAGCCCCAGCGCCAGCACCCCGATGATCAACAAGACTGGGTTCAAATTTTCAGCCGAGAAGCCCGTGATCGAAGTCCCCAGCATGACCATCCTGGATAAAAAGGACGGGGAACAGGCCAAAGCCCTGTTCGAGAAAGTGCGGAAGTTCCGTGCTCACGTGGAAGACAGTGACCTGATCTATAAACTCTATGTGGTCCAAACAGTTATCAAAACGgccaaattcatttttattctctgCTACACAGCAAATTTTGTCAACGCAATCAGCTTTGAACACGTCTGCAAGCCCAAAGTGGAGCACCTGACTGGTTACGAGGTGTTCGAGTGCACCCACAACATGGCGTACATGCTGAAAAAGCTGCTCATCAGTTACATATCCATTATTTGTGTGTATGGTTTTATCTGCCTCTACACTCTCTTCTGGTTATTCAGGATTCCTTTGAAGGAATATTCTTTTGAGAAAGTCAGAGAAGAGAGCAGTTTCAGTGACATTCCAGATGTCAAAAATGATTTTGCGTTCCTTCTCCACATGGTAGACCAGTATGACCAGCTCTATTCCAAGCGTTTTGGGGTGTTCTTGTCAGAAGTCAGTGAAAATAAACTTCGAGAAATTAGTTTGAACCACGAGTGGACATTTGAAAAACTGAGGCAGCACGTGTCACGCAATGCCCAGGACAAGCAGGAGCTGCATTTGTTTATGCTGTCAGGGGTGCCTGATGCTGTCTTTGACCTCACAGACCTGGATGTGCTAAAACTCGAGCTGATTCCAGAAGCTAAACTTCCTGCTAAGATTTCTCAGATGACTAATCTCCAAGAGCTTCACCTGTGCCACTGCCCTGCAAAAGTGGAGCAGACTGCTTTCAGCTTTCTCCGCGATCACTTGAGATGCCTTCACGTGAAGTTCACTGATGTGGCGGAAATTCCTGCCTGGGTGTATCTGCTCAAAAACCTTCGCGAACTGTACTTGATAggcaatttgaactctgaaaACAATAAGATGATAGGCCTCGAATCTCTCCGAGAGTTGCGGCACCTTAAGATCCTCCACGTGAAGAGCAATTTGACCAAAGTCCCCTCCAACATTACTGATGTGGCCCCACATCTCACCAAGTTAGTCATTCATAATGACGGCACTAAACTCCTGGTACTGAACAGCCTTAAGAAAATGATGAATGTTGCCGAGCTTgaactccagaactgtgagctaGAGAGAATTCCACATGCTATTTTCAGCCTCTCTAACTTACAGGAACTGGATTTAAAGTCAAATAACATCCGCACAATTGAAGAAATCATCAGTTTCCAGCATTTAAAACGACTGACTTGTTTAAAATTATGGCATAATAAAATTGTCACCATTCCACCCTCCATCACCCACGTCAAAAACTTGGAGTCACTTTATTTCTCTAACAACAAGCTGGAATCCCTACCAGTGGCAGTGTTTAGTTTACAGAAACTCAGATGCTTAGATGTGAGTTACAACAACATTTCCATGATCCCAATAGAAATAGGATTGCTTCAGAACCTGCAGCATTTGCATATCACGGGGAACAAAGTGGACGTTCTGCCGAAACAGCTGTTTAAATGTGTTAAGTTGAGGACTTTGAATCTGGGGCAAAACTGCATCACATCCCTCCCAGAGAAAATCGGTCAGCTGTCACAGCTCACCCAGCTGGAGCTAAAGGGGAATTGCTTGGACCGCCTGCCAGCCCAGCTGGGCCAGTGTCGCCTGCTCAAGAAAAGTGGGCTTGTGGTGGAAGATCACCTTTTTGACACCCTGCCCCTTGAAGTCAAAGAAGCGTTGAATCAAGATATAAATATTCCCTTTGCAAATGGGATTTAA